The Nicotiana tomentosiformis chromosome 2, ASM39032v3, whole genome shotgun sequence genome includes the window AGAGTATTGTGGGTTCTGAGGTGGATAGTAGTGCTCAGGGGAATCATCGGAAACCTGATAAGGCTCCTCATACCTTCGAGATGTTCTCCTAGGACCTCTTCTTGACCTTATTGTCATCATGGTTTCTGCACCCTTCTCATTCGTGTCACTAAAATTATTAGATTCAATCTGGACAGCCTGAGTTGCAGCTTTGAGAACTGCCTGACTTATAATTTTGCCTGTCTTaaggccattctcaaccatttccccaattttgattgcttcCGAGAAGGATTTGCCCACTAcggacatcatgttttgaaaCTAATCTGGCTCTTGAGCCTGAAGGAAGGCAGTGATTAACTCGTggtcatccatgggtggcttaactctagccgcttgctctctccatttaatggcatattccCTGAAACTTTCAGTTGGTTTCTTCTTCAGGTTTGAAAGGGAATTGCGGTCTGGGGCGATATCGATGTTGTATTGGAACTGTTTGACAAAGGCCTGGGCCATATCATCCCATACATGCCAGTGAGAGGTTTCTTGATCCATAAACCATTTAGAGGCTACCCCTGTCAGGCTTTCCCCGAAATAAGCCATTACTAGTTCTTCTTTTCCCTCCACACCTCTTAGctgattgcaataccttttcaggTGGGCTATGGGGTATCCATGTCcatcatacttttcaaatttgggagtattgaaaccaagtggcaaacgAACACCGGGGAACATACATAGATCCTTGAAGGCAATACTCTTCTGACCTGCTGACCCTTGCATGTTTTTCAACTTTTGTTCTAAGCTtttcactctttgggtcatttcttcTTGTGCCATCTTTCGGATAGGCTTCTCAATCTTTGAAGGAAGATCAAATAGGTACGAGTGATACTCGGGAGAATGGTATTGTTCTTGCTGGGTAGCAAATTGTAACTCATGACTTTTCTTTTGTACCACTGTTGGTTGTGGGATATTTAAAACGGGCATAACAGCAGTGATTGTCTGATTGGTTGTCAATGGCACACTTTGGGAGCGCGCAACAGAAGTTCCAGTTGTAGTCGTACAGTTGGGATAAAGACTGAACCCAAATGGATAAGATCGATCAGACAATGAGATAGGAGTGGTAATAGTCGAGATGGGTGTGAATTTTGGGAAAACATAAGAAAGGGGTAGTCCTTGACCATTGGCCGATGCTTGACACATTTCAGTCATTTGCTGCTTCGGTATTCTTTTACCTCAACCACAGTAGACTCTTGTCGAACCCTCTGACCCCGAGTCTCTTGACCATTCGTAACAGCTTCAATATCAGTTGTCAATGACATTTTTCCTTTAGATTTTATGTTGTCAGCttgccacaaaccgaccacctcaaACTTTCTTCTATGATTCAAAATAAGAGACACGTTAGAATGGGCTCAGTCAGTCCTTATTGTCATCATCAtcaattttttcatttttttcatttttttttggtcgatcgaacctgatgtgggttgcctacgtatcatgtgggaacatgaatcagatcgtgCGTAGTCCGGGAGATCAGAAATaaggtaaataaactaactctttttagatttttatttttttat containing:
- the LOC138904521 gene encoding uncharacterized protein — translated: MTEMCQASANGQGLPLSYVFPKFTPISTITTPISLSDRSYPFGFSLYPNCTTTTGTSVARSQSVPLTTNQTITAVMPVLNIPQPTVVQKKSHELQFATQQEQYHSPEYHSYLFDLPSKIEKPIRKMAQEEMTQRVKSLEQKLKNMQGSAGQKSIAFKDLCMFPGVRLPLGFNTPKFEKYDGHGYPIAHLKRYCNQLRGVEGKEELVMAYFGESLTGVASKWFMDQETSHWHVWDDMAQAFVKQFQYNIDIAPDRNSLSNLKKKPTESFREYAIKWREQAARVKPPMDDHELITAFLQAQEPD